The genomic DNA GAACTTATGAGCTTGAATCCTAGAGACGTCGTGATTGTCGACTTCGGTCGTACTCCGATGGGCCGCTCCAAGGGCGGCATGCACCGCAACACCCGCGCCGAAGACATGTCGGCGCACCTGATCAGCAAACTGCTGGAACGCAATGCCAAGGTCGATCCTGCTGAAGTCGAGGACGTGATCTGGGGCTGTGTGAACCAGACCCTGGAGCAAGGCTGGAACATTGCGCGCATGGCGTCGCTGATGACCCAGATCCCGCACACCTCGGCCGGCCAGACCGTGAGCCGTCTGTGCGGCTCCTCGATGAGCGCTCTGCACACTGCTGCGCAAGCGATCATGACCGGTAACGGTGACGTCTTCGTGGTTGGCGGCGTCGAGCATATGGGGCACGTGAGCATGATGCACGGTGTCGATCCGAACCCGCACATGTCTCTGTACGCGGCGAAAGCCTCGGGCATGATGGGCCTGACCGCTGAAATGCTGGGCAAAATGCACGGCATCACCCGCGAACAGCAGGACGCCTTTGGCGTGCGTTCCCACCAGTTGGCTCACAAGGCGACTGTGGAAGGCAAGTTCAAAGACGAAATCATCCCGATGCAAGGCTACGACGAGAACGGTTTCCTGAAACTGTTCGACTACGACGAAACCATTCGTCCGGAAACCACCCTGGAAAGCCTGGCGGCCCTCAAGCCTGCCTTCAATCCAAAGGGCGGCACCGTGACTGCCGGTACTTCGTCGCAGATTACCGATGGTGCTTCGTGCATGATCGTGATGTCGGCGCAGCGTGCGCAGGACCTGGGTATCCAGCCAATGGCGGTGATCCGTTCGATGGCAGTGGCGGGTGTGGATCCGGCAATCATGGGCTATGGTCCAGTTCCGGCTACACAAAAAGCCCTGAAGCGTGCGGGCCTTGGCATCAACGATATCGACTTCTTCGAGCTCAACGAAGCTTTCGCCGCACAGGCTCTGCCAGTGCTGAAAGATCTGAAAGTGCTCGACAAGATTAACGAGAAGGTTAACCTGCACGGCGGCGCGATCGCCCTGGGTCACCCGTTCGGTTGCTCCGGTGCCCGTATCTCCGGCACCTTGCTGAACGTGATGAAGCAGAATAGCGGCACCTTCGGTGTGGCCACTATGTGCATTGGTCTCGGCCAAGGCATCTCCACCGTCTTCGAACGCGTTTAAGCGTCTCGTCGATGGAAGCCGGGGCCAAGTGCCCCGGTTTTTGTTTTTGCGGATTTATTTTGTTTTTATTTTGAAAAAATTTGAGTGAGGGCCGAAGCGTGCCGATACAACCTGGGCTCTACCAACATTACAAAGGTCCGCAGTACCGTGTATTCAGTGTTGCGCGGCATTCCGAGACCGAAGAAGAAGTGGTCTTTTACCAAGCCCTGTATGGCGATTACGGCTTTTGGGTGCGTCCCTTGAGCATGTTTCTCGAGTCGGTCGAGGTTGACGGCGAGCAAGTGCCACGCTTTGCTTTGGTGCAAGCCGAACCGAGCCTTTTTTCCAAGGCATAAGGCGAGTGCGCACAGAACCCTGTGCTTGACCTCACCTTGTATCAACTATATATAGCGGTGCCGCGTCAGGCGCCAACCGCCTTTCACTTCTAGAATTCAGGAATTTTCTGATCCATGGGCAAATCGCTGGTCATTGTGGAATCCCCGGCTAAGGCCAAGACCATCAACAAGTATCTGGGTAACCAATACGTGGTGAAGTCGAGTATCGGCCATATCCGAGACCTGCCCACCAGCGGTTCGGCTAGCGCCAGCAAAGAGCCAGCCGCCAAGCGCGGCAAGGCTGCCGCAGGCGAAGGTCCGGTGCTTACGCCGAAAGAGAAAGCGCGCAAGCAGCTGGTCTCGCGTATGGGTGTCGATCCCGATCATGGCTGGAAGGCCAAGTACGAGATCCTTCCGGGTAAAGAGAAGGTGATCGAGGAGCTGCGCCGGCTCGCCAAGGATGCTGACACCATCTATCTCGCAACCGACTTGGATCGCGAGGGGGAAGCCATTGCATGGCACCTGCGCGAAGCCATCGGTGGTGATGACAGCCGCTACAAGCGCGTGGTGTTCAACGAAATCACCAAGAAGGCCATTCAGGAGGCCTTCTCCAAGCCGGGCGAGCTGGACATCGATCGTGTCAATGCTCAGCAGGCGCGTCGCTTCCTCGACCGCGTTGTGGGCTACATGGTCTCGCCGTTGCTGTGGGCCAAGATCGCCCGTGGCCTGTCCGCCGGTCGTGTGCAATCGGTTGCCGTGAAACTGGTGGTCGAGCGTGAGCGTGAAATCCGTGCGTTCAATCCGGAAGAGTACTGGGAAGTGCATGCCGATCTCGGCACCACCAAGGGCTCGACCGTGCGCTTCGAAGTCGCTCGCGAGAAAGGCGAAGCCTTCAAGCCGCTGAACGAAGCGCAGGCCATGGCCGCACTGGAGAAGCTCAAGTCTTCCAGCTACAGCATCGTCAAGCGCGAAGACAAGCCGACCAGCAGCAAGCCGTCGGCGCCGTTCATCACGTCTACCCTGCAACAGGCTGCGAGCAACCGCCTGGGCTTCGGCGTGAAGAAAACCATGATGATGGCCCAGCGTCTGTACGAGGCTGGCTACATCACTTATATGCGTACCGACTCCACCAACCTCTCGGCAGATGCCGTGACGATGGCACGCGCTTATATCGAAGACGAGTTCGGCAAGAAATACCTGCCGGAAACGCCAAACGTCTACAGCAGCAAGGAAGGCGCACAAGAGGCTCACGAAGCGATTCGTCCGTCTGACGCCAATACCATTCCGAGCAAGCTTGCCGGCATGGAGCGCGATGCAGAGCGTCTCTACGAACTGATCTGGCGCCAATTCCTTGCTTGCCAGATGCTGCCGGCGCAATACCTGTCGACGACTGTCAGTGTCGGCGCGGGTGATTTCGAGCTGCGCGCCAAGGGTCGTATCCTGAAGTTTGACGGTTACGCCCGCGTGATGCCGCAGATTGCCAAACCTGGCGATGACGACGTTCTGCCTGATATGGCGCAGGGCGATGTCATGAAGCTGATCAAGCTTGATCCGACCCAGCACTTCACCAAACCGCCGGCGCGTTACTCCGAAGCCAGTCTGGTGAAGGAAATGGAAAAGCGCGGCATCGGTCGTCCTTCCACTTACGCGGCGATTATTTCGACCATTCAGGATCGCGGCTACGTGACCCTGCACAACCGTCGTTTCTATTCGGAAAAGATGGGCGACATTGTCACCGAGCGTCTGTCGGAGAGCTTCTCGAACCTCATGGACTACGGCTTCACCGCCGGCATGGAAGAGAACCTCGATGACGTGGCTCAAGGCGAGCGCGACTGGAAAAATGTGCTGGACGAGTTCTACGGCGACTTCAAAAAGAAACTCGAAGTAGCCGAAAACCCGGAAAGCGGCATGCGTGCCAATCAGCCGGTCATGACCGATATTCCGTGCACCACCTGCGGTCGTCCGATGCAGATCCGTACCGCATCGACCGGTGTATTCCTCGGCTGCTCGGGTTACAGCCTGCCGCCGAAAGAGCGCTGCAAGGCCACCGTCAACCTGGTGCCGGGCGACGAGATTGCTGCGGACGATGAAGGCGAGTCTGAATCGCTGGTACTGCGTGGCAAGCATCGCTGCCCGATCTGCAGCACGGCGATGGACGCCTACCTGCTCGACGAGAAGCGCAAGCTGCACATCTGCGGTAACAACCCGGATTGCGCCGGCTACGAAATCGAAGAGGGCAGCTATCGCATCAAGGGCTACGAAGGTCCGAGCCTGGAATGCGACAAGTGCGGCAGCGAGATGCAGCTCAAGACCGGCCGTTTCGGCAAGTTTTTCGGCTGCACCAACCCGACGTGCAAAAACACCCGCAAATTGCTCAAGAGCGGTGATGCGGCGCCGCCGAAGATGGATCCGGTGAAGATGCCTGAGCTGAAATGCGAAAAGGTCAACGACACCTATATCCTGCGCGACGGTGCGTCCGGTCTGTTCCTGGCGGCCAGTCAGTTCCCGAAAAACCGCGAGACCCGTGCTCCGCTGGTGATCGAGATTCTGCCGCACAAGGACGAAATCGATCCGAAGTACCACTTCCTGTGCGAAGCGCCACAGAAGGATCCTGACGGTCTGCCAGCGGTGATCCGCTACAGCCGCAAGACCAAGGAGCAATATGTGCAGACCGAAGTCGACGGCAAACCAACCGGCTGGAAGGCTTACTACGACGGTGGTAAGTGGACGGTTGAGGACAAGCGCTCTGCGAAGGCCAAAGCCGAGTAAGCGTTAGTCCGGTACTGAAAAGGCCGCATGAGAACTCTTGAGTTTTCATGCGGCCTTTTTGTTTTGTGCTTGCGGTGGGATCGGCTGATCCACGACACTGTCTGGTCTGTTTGAAGCATTTATTTCGTTGTGGAGACTGCCGTCATGGCCCACGAACTCTATACCCGTACCAATCAGAAGATCTATTTCGCCGGCCTGTCGCTGGAAGCCCTGGCTCGAGCTGAAGAAGGGCGGGCGATGAATTCTCTGGCGCTGATTCAGGCTGGGCGTGAATCGGCTTTGTTTCATCTCTATGGTGCTCTGTTGGGGCTGTGTCATGAGATAGCCGGGTTCTACCGTTTGCCGCAGGCCAATGCGCCTAGGGCAGAGATGTTGCTGACGCGCGAAGTGCTGGAGTCGATCGCCATTCCCGAGTTGGCCGAAATGATCGAGCTGGCGGGTAACTCTGAAACGTGGCTGGCGAAACTGCTAGCGGCGCATTCGGCGCTGTTTCAACCACCGCGCGTCCCGCACAAGCCCAAAGGAGATGTAACCCAGCCGTTGATTCTGGCGGTGAATCTTGACGAGGAAGAGGCGTCAGAGGAGTTGAGTCGAGAGGAGTTGGAGAGTTGGCGGCAGAACCTCAAAGGTCTGGCGCTGCGTTTTCGCGAAGGCTTGAATGAGTGCTGATGGTGATTGACACGGTGGCAATCTGAAACATGCTGCTGGTCAAGATCCCAAGCGAAGCCTGAATGATGTCTATATAATGCCTGCCTTTCGTGGAGAACAGACCTATATGCCAACGTCCTTTCTAGAAATTGTCGAGTTACCAGACGGCCGTATCGAGCTGCGCAGGGCTGAGGACGAGGGTTCTCTGGTGACGCTGGATTTCTCCGAGGATGCCAAGGCGTTCCTGCAAGGCCAGCATGTAGAAATCGCCAAAGCGATGTTGAGCGTCGGTGTTCAGATGGCCGGTCGTATGGTTGAAGGCGAGTTTGACAAGGACGAGGGGCCGCAGGTTCTTCATTGATCCCCGCTTGTCGGCGTCAGCCAATACCGCTTCAGATCGGCTTCTCTGTCCTTGGAGAAGCCTGGCGCTTCACGCCGCGCGTGTTACAAGAACATCAACCCAATCGAATGTTCAGGCTCTGAGCGTCACCCGTGCGTGCAGCGCTGATCAACTGCTGCCGTGAACTTGTGTTCAGCGGATTAAGCCAGGTGACGACGGTGTGGCTGCGACCCAGACGCAACGCTTCGCATGCCAGTTGTTGAGCGCTTTGAGTGCCCCTCGGTTGCAGCAACAGAATGCGCTCGCGATTCAGGCCTGCATCTCGCAGCCATGTTTGGGTCAGGCTGGCCGGTGGGGCGATCAGCGTCAGCCAGCGTGCGTCCTGATCATCGCTCAATTCGCGCAGAATCGGGGCCAGCAGGTTCAGGCAGTTCCCGGCCGCACCACGCAGTGACAGCTCACTGAATACTTCGGGCTCGGCATTCCACGGGCGTTCGACCACGTCTTTCAGGGTCGGCGCCATCGGTTGCGCCAGAAACGCTTCGAATAAAGGCAGTTGTGTTTGCTGAGGTGTGTGTGGGAACTGCATAAAGCCTCCTTTAGCGGCGGATGACGCCGACACTCAAGCCTTCGATAACCAGTTCCTGATCTTTCAGGTCGACTTCGATAGGGGCGAACTCAGGATTTTCGGCAATCAGCCAGACCTTGCTGCCTTCACGCTTGAAGCGTTTGACGGTCACTTCATCGCCGATGCGGGCGACGACAACCTGGCCATTACGCGCTTCGCGAGTGGTGTGGACTGCCAGAAGGTCGCCGTCGAAAATGCCGATGTCCTTCATGCTCATGCCGTGCACGCGCAGCAGATAGTCGGCGCGCGGGTGGAAGAAAGTCGGATTGATGTTGCAGGATTCTTCGATGTGCTGCTGGGCCAGGATCGGTGCACCGGCAGCAACCCGGCCAATAATCGGTAAGGTGGAGTCGTCGGCCTTGGCCTCGAATCCGGGGATGCGAATGCCTCGGGAAGCGCCAGGGGTCATCTCGATGGCGCCTTTGCGGGCCAGTGCCTTGAGATGTTCTTCCGCCGCATTGGGCGATTTGAAACCCAGTTCCTGAGCGATTTCCGCACGGGTTGGCGGGTAGCCGTTGTCTTCGAGGCAACGTTTGATAAAGGCCAGAATCTCGGCTTGGCGTGGCGTCAGCTTTAGCATATTGATCGCTCTGTCTTTTTATACAGTGACTGGGATTATATACAGTGAAGCGGTCTTGGCAATGCCCGTTTTTTTGCAGCCCGCCGGACGGTCGGCAGGGGTGTTTATTAATGCGGCCGCCTTGTGTGGTTAAATAGCTGACCGACCATTCCCAAAACGAACTGGCAGGCTTGACAAGGCACAGGCTGAAACGTATGTTTCAAACAAGTGTTTGTCAGGCGGAGTAGCCATGGCCCAGTCGGAAACCGTTGAACGCATTCTTGATGCTGCCGAGCAGTTGTTCGCGGAGAAAGGTTTTGCGGAAACCTCATTGCGTTTGATCACCAGTAAGGCTGGCGTCAATCTGGCGGCAGTGAATTATCACTTCGGCTCAAAGAAGGCGCTGATTCAGGCGGTTTTTTCGCGTTTCCTCGGCCCGTTTTGTACCAGCCTCGATAAAGAGCTGGAGCGACGTCAGGCCAAGCCTGAAAACAAACCCACCCTTGAAGAACTGCTGGAAATCCTCGTTGAGCAGGCGCTGGTGGTTCAGCCACGTAGCGGCAACGACCTGTCGATCTTCATGCGTTTGCTGGGCCTCGCATTCAGCCAGAGCCAGGGCCACCTGCGCCGATATCTGGAAGACATGTACGGCAAGGTATTCCGTCGCTACATGCTGCTGGTCAATGAAGCGGCGCCACGCATTCCGCCGATCGAGTTGTTCTGGCGCGTGCACTTCATGCTCGGTGCTGCTGCATTCAGCATGTCCGGAATCAAGGCTTTGCGCGCTATCGCCGAGACTGATTTCGGCGTCAATACTTCCATTGAGCAGGTCATGCGCCTGATGGTGCCGTTCCTCGCTGCTGGCATGCGCGCCGAGACCGGTGTCACCGATGCTGCCATGGCCACCGCGCAACTGCGCCCGCGCAGCAAATCAACGCCGGTCGCCGCCAAGGTTTAACCGCGCACGGGTGGGCGCGGCAGCTTGTATCCGCTAAGCTAGCCGCCCATGCCGACTCTCGTTTTGAACCCGTTCTCAATCGATATCGCCGACCTGCCGGGCACTGCCCTCGGTAGCGATTTCGTGTGCAACGGGTTTTCGTTTTCAAGGAATCTTTATGACTGCTGACCTGCAAGGCTCGTTGATGGTGGACGTCGCCGGTACCTGGCTGACGGCCGAAGATCGCCAATTGTTGCGTCAGCCCGAAGTGGGTGGCCTGATCATTTTCGCGCGCAATATCGAGCATCCGCGCCAGGTGCGTGAATTGAGCGCGGCGATCCGCGCAATTCGTCCGGATCTGCTGCTGGCGGTGGATCAAGAGGGTGGTCGCGTACAGCGTCTGCGTCAGGGCTTCGTACGGCTGCCGGCCATGCGCGCGATTGCTGACAATCCGAACGCTGAATACCTGGCCGAGCAATGCGGCTGGATCATGGCCACCGAAGTGCTGGCGGTCGGTCTAGACCTGAGTTTCGCCCCGGTGCTCGATCTGGATTACCAGCGCAGCGCCGTGGTCGGCACTCGCTCGTTTGAA from Pseudomonas baetica includes the following:
- the fadA gene encoding acetyl-CoA C-acyltransferase FadA: MSLNPRDVVIVDFGRTPMGRSKGGMHRNTRAEDMSAHLISKLLERNAKVDPAEVEDVIWGCVNQTLEQGWNIARMASLMTQIPHTSAGQTVSRLCGSSMSALHTAAQAIMTGNGDVFVVGGVEHMGHVSMMHGVDPNPHMSLYAAKASGMMGLTAEMLGKMHGITREQQDAFGVRSHQLAHKATVEGKFKDEIIPMQGYDENGFLKLFDYDETIRPETTLESLAALKPAFNPKGGTVTAGTSSQITDGASCMIVMSAQRAQDLGIQPMAVIRSMAVAGVDPAIMGYGPVPATQKALKRAGLGINDIDFFELNEAFAAQALPVLKDLKVLDKINEKVNLHGGAIALGHPFGCSGARISGTLLNVMKQNSGTFGVATMCIGLGQGISTVFERV
- a CDS encoding DUF1653 domain-containing protein produces the protein MPIQPGLYQHYKGPQYRVFSVARHSETEEEVVFYQALYGDYGFWVRPLSMFLESVEVDGEQVPRFALVQAEPSLFSKA
- the topA gene encoding type I DNA topoisomerase encodes the protein MGKSLVIVESPAKAKTINKYLGNQYVVKSSIGHIRDLPTSGSASASKEPAAKRGKAAAGEGPVLTPKEKARKQLVSRMGVDPDHGWKAKYEILPGKEKVIEELRRLAKDADTIYLATDLDREGEAIAWHLREAIGGDDSRYKRVVFNEITKKAIQEAFSKPGELDIDRVNAQQARRFLDRVVGYMVSPLLWAKIARGLSAGRVQSVAVKLVVEREREIRAFNPEEYWEVHADLGTTKGSTVRFEVAREKGEAFKPLNEAQAMAALEKLKSSSYSIVKREDKPTSSKPSAPFITSTLQQAASNRLGFGVKKTMMMAQRLYEAGYITYMRTDSTNLSADAVTMARAYIEDEFGKKYLPETPNVYSSKEGAQEAHEAIRPSDANTIPSKLAGMERDAERLYELIWRQFLACQMLPAQYLSTTVSVGAGDFELRAKGRILKFDGYARVMPQIAKPGDDDVLPDMAQGDVMKLIKLDPTQHFTKPPARYSEASLVKEMEKRGIGRPSTYAAIISTIQDRGYVTLHNRRFYSEKMGDIVTERLSESFSNLMDYGFTAGMEENLDDVAQGERDWKNVLDEFYGDFKKKLEVAENPESGMRANQPVMTDIPCTTCGRPMQIRTASTGVFLGCSGYSLPPKERCKATVNLVPGDEIAADDEGESESLVLRGKHRCPICSTAMDAYLLDEKRKLHICGNNPDCAGYEIEEGSYRIKGYEGPSLECDKCGSEMQLKTGRFGKFFGCTNPTCKNTRKLLKSGDAAPPKMDPVKMPELKCEKVNDTYILRDGASGLFLAASQFPKNRETRAPLVIEILPHKDEIDPKYHFLCEAPQKDPDGLPAVIRYSRKTKEQYVQTEVDGKPTGWKAYYDGGKWTVEDKRSAKAKAE
- a CDS encoding DUF6586 family protein produces the protein MAHELYTRTNQKIYFAGLSLEALARAEEGRAMNSLALIQAGRESALFHLYGALLGLCHEIAGFYRLPQANAPRAEMLLTREVLESIAIPELAEMIELAGNSETWLAKLLAAHSALFQPPRVPHKPKGDVTQPLILAVNLDEEEASEELSREELESWRQNLKGLALRFREGLNEC
- the sulA gene encoding SOS-induced cell division inhibitor SulA; its protein translation is MQFPHTPQQTQLPLFEAFLAQPMAPTLKDVVERPWNAEPEVFSELSLRGAAGNCLNLLAPILRELSDDQDARWLTLIAPPASLTQTWLRDAGLNRERILLLQPRGTQSAQQLACEALRLGRSHTVVTWLNPLNTSSRQQLISAARTGDAQSLNIRLG
- the lexA gene encoding transcriptional repressor LexA, which encodes MLKLTPRQAEILAFIKRCLEDNGYPPTRAEIAQELGFKSPNAAEEHLKALARKGAIEMTPGASRGIRIPGFEAKADDSTLPIIGRVAAGAPILAQQHIEESCNINPTFFHPRADYLLRVHGMSMKDIGIFDGDLLAVHTTREARNGQVVVARIGDEVTVKRFKREGSKVWLIAENPEFAPIEVDLKDQELVIEGLSVGVIRR
- a CDS encoding TetR/AcrR family transcriptional regulator, which codes for MAQSETVERILDAAEQLFAEKGFAETSLRLITSKAGVNLAAVNYHFGSKKALIQAVFSRFLGPFCTSLDKELERRQAKPENKPTLEELLEILVEQALVVQPRSGNDLSIFMRLLGLAFSQSQGHLRRYLEDMYGKVFRRYMLLVNEAAPRIPPIELFWRVHFMLGAAAFSMSGIKALRAIAETDFGVNTSIEQVMRLMVPFLAAGMRAETGVTDAAMATAQLRPRSKSTPVAAKV